Proteins co-encoded in one Oncorhynchus kisutch isolate 150728-3 linkage group LG1, Okis_V2, whole genome shotgun sequence genomic window:
- the LOC109908376 gene encoding extracellular sulfatase Sulf-2 isoform X2, protein MAGWGLLLLLLWVVSLAQGSSLFSGQRHRTRLQRDRQARNNVRPNIIIILTDDQDIELGSMQAMNKTRRIMEQGGTHFSNAFSTTPMCCPSRSSILTGKYVHNHHTFTNNENCSSPSWQAHHEPHTFAVHLNNSGYRTALFGKYLNEYNGSYVPPGWREWVALVKNSRFYNYTLCRNSVREKHGSQYPKDYLTDIITNDSINYFRSSKRMYPHRPVMMVLSHAAPHGPEDSAPQYSTAFQNASQHITPSYNYAPNPDKHWILRYTGPMKPVHMQFTNMLQRRRMQTLLSVDDSVDKVYNMLVETGELDNTYIIYTSDHGYHIGQFGLVKGKSMPYEFDIRVPFFIRGPNVEAGAINPHVVLNIDLAPTLLDMAGVDVPSDMDGKSILKLLDTDKPVNRFQVNKKGKMWRDSFLVERGKLLHKRSDGKDLAQEENFLPKYQRVKDLCQRAQYQSSCEQPGQKWQCVEDPSGKLSLYKCKGMASLYASRMQALMASSGSQQWVGRVSDAGDSCDCGPLGPKHSPLKRKRLLTKKKVKSGKSLTKNRWARSVPFELDGDMYAVDLVEGYRPVGFRNTSWPGERRRGAGLLEDNDEEFSGMGVTARPPTNKSLTPTAALKVTYRCSILMNDTVRCDGGLYKSLQAWKDHKLHIEHEIETLQTKIKNLREVKGHLKKVRPEECQCNTPSYLSKNKGMFRLNAGRIYSLSKMPSKQKKQWLMKEQKRRKKLRKLLKRLRNNDTCSMPGLTCFTHDNQHWQTAPFWTMGPFCACTSANNNTYWCLRTINDTHNFIFCEFATGFIEYFDLNNDPYQLINGVSTLDRTALNQMHQQLMELRSCKGHKQCNPETGSKDRNSFSEYRGQIWEGWVG, encoded by the exons atggcaggatggggcctccttctcctcctcctgtggGTGGTCTCCTTGGCCCAGGGCTCGTCCTTGTTCTCTGGTCAGCGCCACCGCACCCGTCTGCAGAGGGACCGTCAAGCACGCAACAACGTCCGACCCAACATAATCATCATCCTCACCGATGACCAGGACATTGAACTGG gcTCAATGCAGGCCATGAATAAGACACGGCGTATCATGGAGCAGGGAGGCACCCATTTCTCGAATGCCTTCTCCACCACTCCCATGTGCTGCCCGTCACGCTCCTCCATTCTGACAGGGAAGTACGTTCACAACCACCACACCTTCACCAACAACGAGAACTGTTCCTCACCCTCCTGGCAGGCCCACCATGAGCCTCACACCTTCGCTGTGCACCTTAACAACTCAGGCTACAGGACGG CGTTATTTGGGAAGTACCTGAATGAATACAACGGCTCCTATGTGCCCCCTGGCTGGAGGGAGTGGGTAGCGCTGGTGAAGAACTCTCGCTTCTACAACTACACCCTGTGCAGGAACAGCGTGCGGGAGAAGCATGGCAGCCAATATCCAAAG GACTATCTCACAGACATCATCACCAATGACAGCATCAACTACTTCCGCTCGTCCAAGAGGATGTACCCCCACCGACCAGTGATGATGGTCCTGAGCCACGCTGCCCCCCATGGGCCGGAGGACTCAGCACCACAGTACAGCACTGCCTTCCAGAATGCCTCGCAGCACAT AACCCCAAGCTATAACTACGCTCCTAACCCAGACAAACATTGGATCCTGCGCTACACAGGCCCCATGAAACCTGTCCACATGCAGTTCACGAACATGCTGCAGCGCCGGAGGATGCAGACCCTGCTGTCTGTGGACGACAGTGTGGACAAG GTGTACAACATGCTGGTGGAGACAGGTGAGTTGGACAACACCTACATTATCTACACATCAGACCACGGCTACCATATTGGTCAGTTCGGCCTGGTCAAAGGCAAGTCCATGCCATATGAGTTTGACATCCGGGTGCCCTTCTTCATACGAGGACCCAACGTGGAAGCAGGAGCCAT TAACCCTCATGTGGTGCTGAACATTGACCTGGCTCCCACACTGTTGGACATGGCCGGAGTGGACGTTCCCTCTGACATGGACGGCAAATCCATCCTCAAACTCCTGGACACAGACAAACCTGTCAACAG GTTCCAGGTGAACAAGAAGGGGAAGATGTGGAGGGACTCCTTCCTGGTAGAGAGAGG GAAGCTGCTCCACAAGAGGTCTGATGGGAAGGACTTGGCCCAGGAGGAGAACTTCCTGCCAAAGTACCAGCGGGTCAAAGACCTGTGTCAGAGAGCACAGTACCAGAGCTCCTGTGAACAGCCAGGACAG AAGTGGCAGTGTGTGGAGGACCCTTCTGGTAAGCTGAGTCTGTATAAGTGTAAGGGCATGGCAAGTCTCTATGCCTCACGTATGCAGGCTCTGATGGCCAGCAGCGGGTCCCAGCAGTGGGTTGGACGTGTCTCCGATGCTGGAGACAGCTGTGACTGTGGCCCCCTAGGCCCCAAACATTCACCCTTGAAGAGGAAGAGACTGCTCACCAAGAAGA AGGTAAAGTCCGGTAAGAGTCTGACTAAGAACCGTTGGGCCCGGTCCGTTCCATTTGAGCTGGATGGTGACATGTATGCTGTGGACCTGGTTGAGGGCTACAGGCCCGTGGGCTTCAGGAACACCAGCtggcctggggagaggaggagaggagcgggcCTGCTGGAGGACAACGATGAGGAGTTCAGTGGCATGGGAGTCACAGCCAGACCCCCAACCAACAAGAGCCTTACACCAACTGCCGCTCTTAAAGTCacctacag GTGCTCCATCCTGATGAATGACACAGTCAGGTGTGATGGAGGACTCTACAAATCCCTCCAGGCCTGGAAAGACCATAAGCTCCACATTGAGCATGAG attgaaaccTTGCAGACGAAAATAAAGAATCTACGTGAGGTCAAGGGTCACCTGAAGAAGGTTCGGCCTGAAGAGTGCCAGTGTAACACTCCCAGTTACCTATCCAAAAACAAAGGGATGTTCAGACTCAATGCAGGTCGCATTTACTCACTCAG CAAAATGCCCTCTAAGCAGAAGAAGCAGTGGCTGATGAAGGAGCAGAAACGCAGGAAGAAGCTCCGTAAACTGCTCAAGAGGCTCCGCAACAACGACACCTGCAGCATGCCTGGTCTCACCTGCTTCACCCACGACAACCAGCACTGGCAGACAGCCCCCTTCTGGACAA TGGGTCCATTCTGTGCTTGTACCAGCGCAAACAACAACACCTACTGGTGCCTGAGGACCATCAACGACACACACAACTTCATATTCTGCGAGTTCGCTACAGGCTTCATAGAGTACTTTGATCTGAACAATGACCCATACCAG TTGATAAATGGGGTTAGCACCTTGGACCGCACTGCCCTCAACCAGATGCACCAGCAGCTTATGGAACTGAGGAGCTGCAAAGGCCACAAACAATGCAACCCAGAGACAG GTAGTAAAGACAGAAACTCCTTCAGTGAATACAG AGGGCAGATTTGGGAAGGATGGGTTGGTTAG
- the LOC109908376 gene encoding extracellular sulfatase Sulf-2 isoform X1, with amino-acid sequence MAGWGLLLLLLWVVSLAQGSSLFSGQRHRTRLQRDRQARNNVRPNIIIILTDDQDIELGSMQAMNKTRRIMEQGGTHFSNAFSTTPMCCPSRSSILTGKYVHNHHTFTNNENCSSPSWQAHHEPHTFAVHLNNSGYRTALFGKYLNEYNGSYVPPGWREWVALVKNSRFYNYTLCRNSVREKHGSQYPKDYLTDIITNDSINYFRSSKRMYPHRPVMMVLSHAAPHGPEDSAPQYSTAFQNASQHITPSYNYAPNPDKHWILRYTGPMKPVHMQFTNMLQRRRMQTLLSVDDSVDKVYNMLVETGELDNTYIIYTSDHGYHIGQFGLVKGKSMPYEFDIRVPFFIRGPNVEAGAINPHVVLNIDLAPTLLDMAGVDVPSDMDGKSILKLLDTDKPVNRFQVNKKGKMWRDSFLVERGKLLHKRSDGKDLAQEENFLPKYQRVKDLCQRAQYQSSCEQPGQKWQCVEDPSGKLSLYKCKGMASLYASRMQALMASSGSQQWVGRVSDAGDSCDCGPLGPKHSPLKRKRLLTKKKVKSGKSLTKNRWARSVPFELDGDMYAVDLVEGYRPVGFRNTSWPGERRRGAGLLEDNDEEFSGMGVTARPPTNKSLTPTAALKVTYRCSILMNDTVRCDGGLYKSLQAWKDHKLHIEHEIETLQTKIKNLREVKGHLKKVRPEECQCNTPSYLSKNKGMFRLNAGRIYSLSKMPSKQKKQWLMKEQKRRKKLRKLLKRLRNNDTCSMPGLTCFTHDNQHWQTAPFWTMGPFCACTSANNNTYWCLRTINDTHNFIFCEFATGFIEYFDLNNDPYQLINGVSTLDRTALNQMHQQLMELRSCKGHKQCNPETGSKDRNSFSEYRPVQRRKKPKVKKPSSKSLGQIWEGWVG; translated from the exons atggcaggatggggcctccttctcctcctcctgtggGTGGTCTCCTTGGCCCAGGGCTCGTCCTTGTTCTCTGGTCAGCGCCACCGCACCCGTCTGCAGAGGGACCGTCAAGCACGCAACAACGTCCGACCCAACATAATCATCATCCTCACCGATGACCAGGACATTGAACTGG gcTCAATGCAGGCCATGAATAAGACACGGCGTATCATGGAGCAGGGAGGCACCCATTTCTCGAATGCCTTCTCCACCACTCCCATGTGCTGCCCGTCACGCTCCTCCATTCTGACAGGGAAGTACGTTCACAACCACCACACCTTCACCAACAACGAGAACTGTTCCTCACCCTCCTGGCAGGCCCACCATGAGCCTCACACCTTCGCTGTGCACCTTAACAACTCAGGCTACAGGACGG CGTTATTTGGGAAGTACCTGAATGAATACAACGGCTCCTATGTGCCCCCTGGCTGGAGGGAGTGGGTAGCGCTGGTGAAGAACTCTCGCTTCTACAACTACACCCTGTGCAGGAACAGCGTGCGGGAGAAGCATGGCAGCCAATATCCAAAG GACTATCTCACAGACATCATCACCAATGACAGCATCAACTACTTCCGCTCGTCCAAGAGGATGTACCCCCACCGACCAGTGATGATGGTCCTGAGCCACGCTGCCCCCCATGGGCCGGAGGACTCAGCACCACAGTACAGCACTGCCTTCCAGAATGCCTCGCAGCACAT AACCCCAAGCTATAACTACGCTCCTAACCCAGACAAACATTGGATCCTGCGCTACACAGGCCCCATGAAACCTGTCCACATGCAGTTCACGAACATGCTGCAGCGCCGGAGGATGCAGACCCTGCTGTCTGTGGACGACAGTGTGGACAAG GTGTACAACATGCTGGTGGAGACAGGTGAGTTGGACAACACCTACATTATCTACACATCAGACCACGGCTACCATATTGGTCAGTTCGGCCTGGTCAAAGGCAAGTCCATGCCATATGAGTTTGACATCCGGGTGCCCTTCTTCATACGAGGACCCAACGTGGAAGCAGGAGCCAT TAACCCTCATGTGGTGCTGAACATTGACCTGGCTCCCACACTGTTGGACATGGCCGGAGTGGACGTTCCCTCTGACATGGACGGCAAATCCATCCTCAAACTCCTGGACACAGACAAACCTGTCAACAG GTTCCAGGTGAACAAGAAGGGGAAGATGTGGAGGGACTCCTTCCTGGTAGAGAGAGG GAAGCTGCTCCACAAGAGGTCTGATGGGAAGGACTTGGCCCAGGAGGAGAACTTCCTGCCAAAGTACCAGCGGGTCAAAGACCTGTGTCAGAGAGCACAGTACCAGAGCTCCTGTGAACAGCCAGGACAG AAGTGGCAGTGTGTGGAGGACCCTTCTGGTAAGCTGAGTCTGTATAAGTGTAAGGGCATGGCAAGTCTCTATGCCTCACGTATGCAGGCTCTGATGGCCAGCAGCGGGTCCCAGCAGTGGGTTGGACGTGTCTCCGATGCTGGAGACAGCTGTGACTGTGGCCCCCTAGGCCCCAAACATTCACCCTTGAAGAGGAAGAGACTGCTCACCAAGAAGA AGGTAAAGTCCGGTAAGAGTCTGACTAAGAACCGTTGGGCCCGGTCCGTTCCATTTGAGCTGGATGGTGACATGTATGCTGTGGACCTGGTTGAGGGCTACAGGCCCGTGGGCTTCAGGAACACCAGCtggcctggggagaggaggagaggagcgggcCTGCTGGAGGACAACGATGAGGAGTTCAGTGGCATGGGAGTCACAGCCAGACCCCCAACCAACAAGAGCCTTACACCAACTGCCGCTCTTAAAGTCacctacag GTGCTCCATCCTGATGAATGACACAGTCAGGTGTGATGGAGGACTCTACAAATCCCTCCAGGCCTGGAAAGACCATAAGCTCCACATTGAGCATGAG attgaaaccTTGCAGACGAAAATAAAGAATCTACGTGAGGTCAAGGGTCACCTGAAGAAGGTTCGGCCTGAAGAGTGCCAGTGTAACACTCCCAGTTACCTATCCAAAAACAAAGGGATGTTCAGACTCAATGCAGGTCGCATTTACTCACTCAG CAAAATGCCCTCTAAGCAGAAGAAGCAGTGGCTGATGAAGGAGCAGAAACGCAGGAAGAAGCTCCGTAAACTGCTCAAGAGGCTCCGCAACAACGACACCTGCAGCATGCCTGGTCTCACCTGCTTCACCCACGACAACCAGCACTGGCAGACAGCCCCCTTCTGGACAA TGGGTCCATTCTGTGCTTGTACCAGCGCAAACAACAACACCTACTGGTGCCTGAGGACCATCAACGACACACACAACTTCATATTCTGCGAGTTCGCTACAGGCTTCATAGAGTACTTTGATCTGAACAATGACCCATACCAG TTGATAAATGGGGTTAGCACCTTGGACCGCACTGCCCTCAACCAGATGCACCAGCAGCTTATGGAACTGAGGAGCTGCAAAGGCCACAAACAATGCAACCCAGAGACAG GTAGTAAAGACAGAAACTCCTTCAGTGAATACAG GCCAGTTCAGCGTCGAAAGAAGCCAAAAGTGAAGAAGCCCTCCTCCAAATCGCT AGGGCAGATTTGGGAAGGATGGGTTGGTTAG